A region of Microcoleus sp. bin38.metabat.b11b12b14.051 DNA encodes the following proteins:
- a CDS encoding adenylate/guanylate cyclase domain-containing protein — MQYFLVLSLLIKMMNQAMKNAKKRFRSENLWEIRLKGTRTSAFLTEILSNSGHFFILKSLSDLILAGWFKFITDPTEYLLIVAMCVQSWYLSNSKYHRFWGNLMFVGIYTVVDLPIDGLDFFQNPTHFVFWLFSLMIATLQGLRFHWAKGIDYWLIPLESLVRALMVVAFYVVIGIKSHYLIADTEFILSFVGSATHWFLTWSMVFIGLLLGLQSLQLVKQRKQLQETAQLLGNMAEWGMGSHVVETALNNPEGLAFQKCDRTIVFMDIRGFTSWCEKTSPETVATVLNEYYRCVEPAAAKFQPLKITFTGDEIMAIYATPRQGVAAAKSMSKAALEILELYGVGAGCGVHCGSVIEGLFGSEDVRTYTVIGDVVNTAKRLEGATPGGAITISDAVYQGMSQNLTVELCEPIVAKGKTAALIAWRLI, encoded by the coding sequence ATGCAATATTTTTTGGTACTCTCGCTTTTAATTAAGATGATGAATCAAGCTATGAAAAATGCAAAAAAACGTTTTCGATCGGAAAATCTATGGGAAATTCGCTTAAAAGGAACCCGCACTAGCGCCTTTTTGACTGAGATATTAAGTAACAGCGGTCACTTTTTTATTCTCAAGAGTTTATCTGACCTGATATTGGCTGGTTGGTTCAAATTTATCACAGATCCAACTGAATATTTGTTGATAGTAGCAATGTGCGTTCAGTCTTGGTATCTGTCGAACTCGAAATACCATCGTTTTTGGGGAAATCTGATGTTTGTCGGCATCTATACGGTGGTCGATTTGCCGATAGATGGGCTAGATTTTTTCCAAAACCCGACTCACTTTGTGTTTTGGTTATTTTCTTTGATGATTGCTACTTTGCAAGGATTGCGATTCCATTGGGCTAAGGGTATCGATTATTGGCTGATTCCATTGGAAAGTTTGGTGCGGGCTTTGATGGTGGTAGCTTTCTATGTTGTGATTGGGATTAAGTCTCACTATTTAATTGCTGATACAGAATTTATTCTGAGCTTTGTGGGGAGTGCAACGCACTGGTTTCTTACGTGGAGTATGGTGTTTATTGGTTTGCTTTTGGGGTTGCAGTCGCTACAGCTTGTCAAACAAAGAAAGCAGCTACAAGAAACTGCTCAACTGCTGGGAAATATGGCAGAATGGGGGATGGGAAGTCATGTGGTGGAAACTGCGCTGAATAATCCTGAAGGTTTGGCTTTCCAAAAGTGCGATCGCACAATTGTATTTATGGACATTCGCGGTTTTACCAGTTGGTGCGAAAAAACTTCCCCTGAGACGGTTGCAACTGTTCTTAATGAGTATTATCGCTGCGTTGAACCAGCAGCAGCTAAGTTTCAGCCTTTGAAAATCACATTTACAGGGGATGAAATTATGGCTATTTATGCTACGCCACGGCAGGGAGTTGCTGCGGCTAAATCTATGAGTAAAGCTGCTTTAGAAATCCTTGAATTATATGGAGTTGGTGCGGGATGCGGGGTGCATTGCGGGAGCGTTATCGAAGGGCTATTTGGCAGTGAAGACGTGAGGACTTATACTGTAATTGGTGATGTTGTGAATACAGCAAAACGATTAGAAGGTGCCACGCCTGGTGGTGCAATTACTATTTCTGATGCTGTCTATCAAGGGATGTCACAAAATCTAACAGTCGAACTTTGTGAACCGATTGTGGCTAAAGGTAAAACAGCAGCTTTAATTGCATGGCGGTTAATATAG
- a CDS encoding PepSY domain-containing protein, translating to MDNVNFRKLHRQVAPIIFIPLLLTALTGVAYRLGEDWFGIEGDAAEIFMDIHQGSYLGKELRPIYALLLALGVIGLIVTGLSMTKLFGGARPEKQGAKLDFRKVHRIATPIVVLPLAVSTVTGVIYRVGRSWFKMPKEVGQVFLNIHQGGYLGDFLMPIYVLFVGLGAILLLVTGINMTGMFRKRRQPKIEEDN from the coding sequence ATGGATAACGTTAACTTTCGCAAACTTCACCGCCAAGTTGCACCGATTATTTTCATCCCTTTACTATTGACGGCCTTGACTGGTGTTGCCTATCGGCTGGGAGAAGATTGGTTTGGCATAGAAGGTGATGCTGCTGAGATTTTTATGGATATTCACCAAGGAAGCTATCTCGGAAAAGAGCTCAGACCAATTTATGCACTTTTGCTGGCTTTAGGAGTGATTGGGCTGATAGTTACTGGTTTAAGTATGACCAAACTTTTTGGTGGCGCACGCCCTGAAAAACAGGGTGCTAAACTTGATTTTCGTAAGGTTCACCGTATTGCTACACCGATTGTTGTCTTGCCTTTAGCAGTTAGTACGGTGACAGGTGTAATCTACCGAGTTGGCAGAAGTTGGTTTAAGATGCCGAAAGAGGTAGGACAAGTTTTTCTGAATATCCACCAAGGAGGATATTTGGGAGATTTTTTGATGCCAATTTATGTGCTTTTTGTGGGTTTGGGTGCAATTTTGCTGCTGGTAACAGGAATTAATATGACTGGTATGTTTCGGAAACGCCGCCAGCCGAAAATAGAGGAAGATAACTAA